In Prunus dulcis chromosome 1, ALMONDv2, whole genome shotgun sequence, the following are encoded in one genomic region:
- the LOC117634869 gene encoding VAN3-binding protein, which translates to MAIYDGTSCMDSHFSPSPSEAHPETMDFLSLAWCNFAVQAFQPEQQDQSVVLLDDPIVKFESHKEAPYMVDPTKFHKLSNFAQMDDADLKPPPPWKSNDVKSFIWMQQAMHPELNYNSFFRKKWMSWKIVPFKNMSIKKWLKDIKERRKEEHRLQRAEVHAAISMAGVAAALAAIAAEGSDNNGSSTAKEAAVASAAALVAAQCAKVAGAMGAKKEQLSSVIGSAMTSTSASDILTLTAAATTSLKGAATLKERSGCKNRLNGAAPVMPIEDNPEVDFDFEKYRSMLAIGAQLSIETPDGKYVVRSVSVILNSEAKVVLKMRKLSLLKSKKESTILDMHAELYKDSEAADENGTGYLIVLTTSRGTFKLDMEDDYQRYKTWATTINHMLMVSTSFTKYHLQFYKK; encoded by the exons ATGGCTATATATGATG GAACCAGTTGCATGGATTCACATTTCAGTCCAAGTCCTTCTGAGGCACATCCTGAGACAATGGATTTTCTTTCCCTTGCATGGTGCAACTTTGCAGTTCAAGCTTTCCAACCAGAGCAACAAGACCAATCTGTGGTTCTACTAGACGATCCGATTGTGAAGTTTGAGAGTCACAAGGAGGCTCCTTACATGGTAG ACCCTACGAAATTTCATAAGCTTTCCAACTTTGCACAGATGGATGATGCAGATCTCAAGCCTCCACCACCTTGGAAATCCAATGATGTGAAG TCATTTATATGGATGCAACAAGCAATGCATCCAGAGTTGAACTACAACAGTTTTTTCCGGAAGAAATGG ATGTCTTGGAAGATAGTCCCATTTAAGAATATGTCAATCAAGAAATGGCTAAAAGATATTAAGGAAAGGCGAAAAGAGGAACACAGGTTGCAAAGAGCTGAAGTCCATGCAGCAATATCTATGGCAGGTGTTGCAGCTGCTCTTGCAGCCATTGCAGCTGAAGGCTCAGACAACAATGGCTCAAGCACTGCCAAGGAAGCCGCAGTGGCTTCTGCAGCCGCGCTAGTGGCGGCGCAGTGTGCGAAAGTTGCAGGAGCAATGGGGGCAAAGAAGGAGCAGCTCAGCAGTGTGATAGGTTCAGCCATGACTAGTACAAGTGCAAGTGACATCTTAACTCTAACAGCTGCAGCTACGACAT CATTGAAGGGAGCAGCTACATTAAAAGAAAGATCAGGATGCAAGAACAGACTAAATGGGGCTGCACCAGTGATGCCGATCGAGGACAACCCGGAGGTTGACTTCGACTTTGAGAAGTATAGATCAATGCTTGCAATAGGTGCCCAGCTCAGCATTGAAACACCAGATG GGAAGTACGTGGTTAGATCAGTGTCTGTCATCCTGAACAGTGAAGCCAAG GTTGTTCTTAAAATGAGGAAGCTGAGTCTGTTAAAAAGCAAGAAGGAAA GTACCATACTGGACATGCATGCGGAGCTGTACAAAGATTCAGAGGCAGCAGATGAGAATGGCACGGGTTATCTTATCGTATTAACAACGAGTAGGGGTACATTCAAGCTAGACATGGAAGACGACTATCAACGTTACAAGACATGGGCCACAACCATTAACCATATGCTCATGGTTTCTACTTCATTTACGAaatatcatcttcaattcTACAAAAAGTAG